The genomic stretch TTTCTCGATTTGTATCTGTTGTATTCATTAGCCTTCTTATTTTTGTATCTGTGTTGTTATTGTTCTTGTTGGAAACTCTATATGGCTTGAAATCATTTGGAAGAGATTAGCATGTATTGTGTATAATactaatgaactaagtaatgtcTGATGGAAATATACTGTCTGTTGATAAAGTTTCATGAAATAGGGAATTTTAACACTCTGaatgttattattttttcttcaatttATCTGCCCCTTATTATTTCAATCTTTCTGAACCTTTCCAGCTTAAGTGTTAACACTATTTTTTGGGATATGACTTTCTTTGTTCTCGATTGATACGCTGATCTTTATGCTTTTGGTTTTGATAGGTTACATTTTGCTGCAGATTTTGAGTTAGGAGGAGCGAGATTTTAAAGGCACATGAAGTTGAGTTATCAACTACACAAGTTCATCGAATCCATACTGTGCTGTGAAGAGCTTTAAACATGGTGAATGAGAGTTGTGGTTGCACTTGTATTAGAAGCATTGAGCTGAATGAGGGAGAAGATGTGTTCTTTGACTCACTTGATTACTTTTGTACCTCTTTTGATCCTGAATCATCTGGATCTTATCTGGTTCAGGAGTCAGATTTTGAGATTAGAAAGTTTCCCTATGAGTTTTGGATGAAAGAATTGCCAACTGTTAGTGTTCGCGAAAGACGTAACAAATTTTTACGTGAAACAGGCTTTGATAAATTAATCTTATCCAAATTAGGATGCACAAAAGAACCAGGAGGAGTCAGACATAATGTTCCTTTAGAGCAGATAGACCTGGAAATGAATGTGGACTCTTTATTATCACCTGCTTATGGTGGAAATGATGATTCTACTTGTTCGCTAGGGGCTTTGGTTACAGAAAAGAACATTGTAGTCCAAAACCTTGGTCAAAATGGTTCCATTGGCTTGCTTAATGAAGTTGATTCCAACAGAACGACGTCATGGCAAGAAATTGAAACTTATGTAGGGTCACAAGTTGTTCAACCATTCTTGGGGGAAGAAACTAGACCCAATGGAACGAGAAGAGATAGGACTCTCACTGAAGACAAAAAACTAAGCAGAAGATGGTGGAGAAGATTGACATCAAAGATGAGTGCTGGGGGCACATACATAAAATATGCTGTAACAGGAAATTCAGAATTTCCTAAGATGCTGATGAAAAAAGTAATTCATGAGAATAAGAACAACACAGAAATCACAGTCTTTTGCATGGTACAGGAAATTGTTGGTCATAAGAGTTTGATTAGGACCATGAAGTTCAGTCCATGTGGGACATATCTAGCTACTGGTGGTGAAGATTGTGTTGTTAGGATCTGGTGTTTTAGAGAAGTTGAAGCATCTCACAATTGTCTTGTTGCAGATGGTTCCTCTAGTTTGCATGACACGAAGTCCAAATTCAGAAGAAAGTGCTTTAGTTGTGCTTCTTTTGTTAGTCCAGATGAGATTCTTAAGTTAGAGAAAGTTCCACTGCATGAATATTTCGGGCATACCAGTGATATTTTGGACCTTTCATGGTCAAAGTCTGATGTAAGTTTTACTTTTACTTTCAGTTCTAATGCACCTGTTGTTTGTTTACTTTGCAGCATTCATGTCCTTTGGGCACAAATGATCACCTCTTCATTGTTTAATGACATAACTGTATTATTGTTTTGTTCTCAAACgtgctaatttttttaaaataaagcaaTTTGAGTATATATTTGATGATACATGCTTAAATTGGTGACTCCAGTGTCTGCTTTCAGCATCAAAGGACAAAACTGTTCGAATGTGGAAAGTTGGTTGTGAAAGCTGCATTAAAGTTTTCCATCACAATGATTGTGGTACCCTCTGAAATTCTAGCCTCTCCATAATCTTAGACTTCTTCTTTAAATAAATGAGTTGAATCTGAGATCTATCATCAATAGGTGTGCATTGTTATGTGTCGGTGTTGTTACAAAATGTGGCATATGCATAGAATGAGCAATTGCAATCTACAGAAGTTTTTTGATGCTGCAAGTTGATCTCTTTTTAAGTTTGGTTAATCTTTTATACTAGCATTTAGAGTTGCGGGGCCAAGTGACAACTGCAtttgaaatctttggcctcttaactTGATAGCTCATATATGAAGCTTTTAGGGCAGTGTTCCTAAAGCAaatgttttcttattttctttggatATCAGTGACCTGTATTCAGTTCAATCCTGTTGATGATCAATACTTCATCAGTGGCTCGATAGATGGAAAAGTGCGCATCTGGGGTATTGATGAGAATAGAGTTGTTGATTGGGCTGACACAAGGAATATTATCACAGCTATATCTTACCAAACAGATGGAAAGGTTCCCGTCCGATTTAATTATTCCTCGCAACAATTTGATTATGGTTCGTTTAGTATCAAAATTTTGTCATCTTATCATCTGCACCTTCTTTGCTTGACAGGGATTTGTTGTAGGCACTCTTACAGGAAACTGTCGTTTCTATGTTTATACAGGTACTTTGCATTGCCCCAGCCATACATCCTGAACATGTCAAAAACTGTAACCTTGTTTAGTTCATCATGTCATTTGATCTAGTTGCTTATTGTAATAATTTAGAGTTGTGAGTTTGCAGTTTATCATGCTTTCTTGTTACAGACAACAATCTGCAGTTGGAGAGAGAACTTTGTATACGGGGTAAAAAGAAGTTGATAGGCAAACAGATAACTGGTTTACAGGTAGGACACAAGCTGGGAGATAATTTTGCATAGTGTTTCCTATTACTAACCATAGTTATGATTCTTTGTTTTAATAGTTTTGCCCTGGAGATTCTAAGAAGGTCATGATCACATCAGTTCACTCTAAAGTTCGAATTTTTGATGGATTTGACATTGTCCAGAAGTTTGGAGGTGAAACATGTTTTTCCTTCATCATTGATATCATGATATTTTCGCTTTTTGAAATTTGTTTAGCATTATCTAAAATTAATGACTGCAATATATATCTCATTTTGCTGCGGCAAGCTTCTTGGGGGATTTCTCTTTCTTCTCTGGTAAATTGAGTGCCATTCGGAAGATGGCTTTTAATTTATGGCTAACTGATTCATAGTGAAAtaaatttatattgtggttttagtTGTTTTGCCATGATGTTGATCCTTTCAGGTGAAACAAAAATTAGTCATGTTCTTCACTGATCTATAACACCCAGCACAAAATTACTGTTCCATTAATCATTTGATTCCTGGTAGCTTTATTGTATATTATTCTACTATGAGATCGTTACTgaaagaaatttaaaatatacataGTGCATATACATGACTCAGATTACTGCATAATGAGGGAGCTCCAAATTTTGGATATGGAACTAAGAAAAAAGCGTAAATGCGCCTACAATGTAAATAGATGGCTTATCTTGTTTCCAAGCTATTGGAATATAATTTCTTGAGAAGGCTTCTTTCCTCACTCTCTTCTCCAAGAAAGAAAAACCCAGAAATAGAGGGTGAAGTGGTGAAAGTCAAAATAATTGATTCagaaacacttttttttttcctaataattTGTAGAATATGGGCCAATATTTAAGTCCTAGTGGTTAGATGAATTATCTTTTGATTATGCCcttatgtatttaaattgattaaatttatATCCTTTGAGAAGCTTCAAATTTggaattatgtttgacttttctaTTAATTAACATGATCTAACTAACTCATGGGAATCTCACTGGTAGACACTGATACTAATATAGCTTGTTGTAAATCAGTGAAAAGTGCAAATCACAACAGCTAATGTAGACTGTCATTTGTCGATCATTATTATCAATTTGTTATGATTACTGAAGACAATTTtcacatgatttttttattagattttttaacCCCTTACCAGTATTGTTAGTGCATGGTAAAAATATATTTGTGCTACCAAAATTAGCCATCATATTGTATCTTATTCTTCTCTTCCATGAAGTTAATTATCTTGATGTAATAATGCAGGTTCCTGGAAATCAAAGAGTTATGTGGCTGCATCATTTACATCTGATGCAAGATACATTGTTTCCATTGATGAAAACTCCAATATCTGCATCAGGGACTACAGTAGCTCAGCCATTCCATTGTCAAAGGGTGTGGAGTCAATATATCCTTGTGAAGGTTTCTTTACTGAAGGAGTGACAGTTGCAGTTCCATGGCCTGGCATTGAAACAAGAGGGGCATATTCATACAACACCAGCATGCATTCTTCTGCCCCATTTGAACATTTTCCAAAGTCAGTCAGTCAGTGCCAGCACCAAGATTTCTTTTCTCTTGGTTCCTGTTTCTCTGCTGGTGGTACTTCAAGAGCTTCAGCGACGTGGCCAGAGGAGAAACTTCCTGTAATTCCCGTACCTTCTAAACGAGTTGATCACAACCATATGCATCACCTTTGTCAGCGATATCAAGAATCCGAGTCTCTTGGAGCCACATCACGTTTGCTTATTGTAACTGGAAGCTGCAGCGGCATGATCAGGTTGTTCAATTATAGCAGGTTACCTATTAGATTCTGCTGATAAGATTCatctactctctctggaacatgaaAGCTCGTGTTTCTTGTGGTTGGCATGGTTATTTGACCCATATTTGGGTATTCTTCTTCCCGACGCAAGGCAGTTGGGTTCTTTTTCATGTCAGCCATCTTCCAAAATCATCGGTGTTTCGGATCAAGGTCAGATAAGAAGCTTCTACTTGTGCTCGACGAAAATGGGGATTCTCATCAATCTTTTTTTCAGAGGAAAAGGAGGAAAGGAATCAACTCAGTAGTCAAGCAAATACCAAACAGGTCTTTTTGCATTGCATCTTTTCCTTTGTCATCAGGGATGTTTTGAGACACCAGTAGCCTTTTAGTTTTTCAGCTGGATCAGTTCTTTAACCTCATCAGATGCCAATCCGGCTTATTAATCATACTGTAAGGCTACAAAATGTTGGTTAACACAGTTTTTGCAAGACAATTTTAGGTTTTTTATCATAGAACATCCGAATGTTTCGTCTTCCACTGTGATACCAGCAGGCATCTCTGGTTGCAATCATCAAGGGACCATTTTGTGCTGTAATGTCCCTGTACTAGCAAACAATATATTTCTGTAATCCTTTGACCCTCCTTAGATTTTTTGTTGACTAAAGTTGCTCTTTCTTATGATCATTTAATTTATTCATCATTTTCTCTAATCAGTTTCCATTGAAGCGTTTTCATGTTGAACTTTAAAACTAATAATAGTGAGTGTTTATTTTATGGGATTTGTGGGTTTAATCATTAATTGGGGGGAGAAGAATTTGGATACCATCTAATAACGAACTGACAGCTCAGCTTGGAATGGCGATTGCTGTTGAGGATACCATCTAACAATGAACTGCCAGCTCGGCTTGGAATGGCGATTACTGTTGAGGACAGTGCGGCGGCGGATCCGGTCGGACATCAAGACACGTGGATTTGGATGGACGCAGGATTTGCTGTTGAGCTCTTCACTCATGTTTTGCGCTTCTTCACGTCGATGAAGCCGGTGGTTCCGCGACATGCAAATATTTATGGTACGTGTCGCACATGCACTGGTTCTCTTTGCAATACGCTGTTTTCGTTGACCAGCCGATGTGCACAGGTCAAGTGGAGGCCGTTGAAGCGTCTCAGGCCGTCAACCGATCGGTCCACACGATTTTAACTGTCTTATATATTTATGATGACTAGTTTTAATGGCTTctaattttgaatgatattaaTATACTAGTTTTAATGTCTTATATCATTTACTAGAAAAAAGGTTAAATCACCAACAAAATGATCCAAATTAAAGACAGTAAAGTATAGCCTGTAATATGAAAAAAGTAGAAGCACAATGAACATTAATGATTTCATCATAAATCATGAGCACTCTCTCCCCACCAGCTTTGTCATCATCAGGCAAGCAGTGACTCATCATGAACAATTGGTCCACTAGATGCTGTCACTGTTAGTCTTACAGCTTCCACGCCCTCTGTCCCCAAATGTCAACTAATCGGATGATTATTATCCTTCCCAATCTCCAAGCAACTTCTCCTAATCTTGATTTGAAGTGGATGGTCGACAGGGGGTTTCTCGTGATTCGTGACGGCTTAAATTGATTCGAAGAACGTGAAAAAGGAAAACAAGTACAATAATTACTGTTGGAAGGGGAAATGGAATGCCGAAAAGAAAGATTTTTATGGTAAAAATAGCAGCTTCTCCGTCTCCTCTGGTTGTTTCCTGTTTGGACCAAATCTAAATGTGGTATGCTCCATGAATGCCTTCCTACCTTCTCTGATCTCAGGACCCGAGTTTCGGCCTGTGTGGAGGGATTAGGTACTGAATGAATGCGCTACGATTCTCTGGGGGAGAAAAAGATCGGATTTTGATGTGGTTTTAGGCCTGGGAACCCAACGAAAACCTCGACTTTTGCTGCCAGGATTGGGGTTCTTTTGGCTTTGGAGACGTGGGTGATGCCTTCTGCCCCTCTTTTTGATGGTGTCAAAGCGAAAGAGATTAGGGAAATCCGAATTGGTCGGCTTCAATGGGTCTAAAGCATTTGTAAGAGCGGAGATCAGGACCTGTGAGTGATATTTTCTCCCAATTTTATTCGTTGTTTTGGATGCGTTCCTTCTTATGCTGTCGTTTGGGATTATGGTTTTCGATTCGATCTCCGCTCGGAACGCATAGCATGGCGTGGAAATGTTGGTTAAAGATCGCACTTTTATGCTTTGTCTCCCTCGTATCGGTGGTGTTGGGCACCACGGACTCCGGAGATTACGCCGTTCTTGATGAATTCCGGAGAGGGTTGTCCAACCCGGAGCTGCTCAGATGGCCTACCAACAACAAAGATCCCTGCGGCCCTCCTCAATGGCCTCACATCTTCTGCTCCGGCTCTCGGGTCACTCAGATTCAGGTCCAGGACTTGGGATTGAGCGGGCCTCTGCCGCACGACTTCAACAAGCTCGCCATGCTCAGCAATATTGGTCTTCAGAGGAACAAATTCACCGGAAATCTGCCATCTTTCAATGGTCTGTCCAATCTCCAGTATGCCTATCTTGGCGGCAATCAGTTCGACACCATTCCGACGGATTTCTTCGTCGGCCTCAGTAGTTTGCAGGTTCTAACTTTGGAGAATAACCCTCTGAATCAGAGTACTGGATGGACCTTGCCCCCGGACTTGGCGCATTCAGCGCAGTTGATGAATCTGTCACTATCTCATTGTAATCTCGTTGGCCCGCTGCCAGAATTTCTGGGAAGCATGAAGTCTTTGACTGTTCTAAAGCTGTCCTACAACAATCTCATCGGGGGGATTCCTGTGAGTTACTCAGGTTTGCCGTTGCAGATTCTATGGCTGAACAATCAGGAAGGTCCAGGGTTGACGGGGTCGATCGAGATCATTACTAACATGACATTGTTGAATGACGTTTGGCTTCATGAAAATCAGTTCTCGGGGCTGATCCCCGATTCGATCAGTGCCTTGAGTTTGTTGACACGGCTGTGGCTCAACAACAACCGGCTCGTCGGTCCTGTTCCTGAGAGTTTGATTAACATGTCACAGCTTCAGTCGTTGCGATTAGATGATAATATGCTCGTGGGGACAGTTCCAAAATTGAGCATCAGTAACTTCACCTATGCTGGTAATTCGTTTTGCCAAAATACTCCAGGAGTGCCTTGCTCAGCAGAAGTCACTGCACTTTTGGATTTCCTTAAAGACGTGAACTATCCGACAAGGCTCTCAGATTCTTGGTTTGGCAATGATCCTTGCACTAGTTCATGGCTTGGTATTTCCTGCTCAAACAACAACGTTTCTGTTATAAATCTGCCGAACTATCAATTAAATGGCACGATCAGCGAATCTCTGGGTGCGTTGGATTCTCTCGTGTATGTGTTGCTTGGTGGTAACAATCTTGCTGGCCCAATTCCTGATAACATGTCGAGCTTGAAATCTTTAAAAATGTTGAACCTTTCTTTCAATAATATCTCACCTCCTGTTCCACGATTTCCTACTAGTGTGAAAGTCCTACTTGATGGGAATAAGTTGTTGCAGAATTCTCCTTCACCGGGATCCCCTCCCGGTGTTGGCCTTCCTGGTGTTAGTCCCCCATCAACTGACTCACCTACCCCTCCTAACCAACCATCCTCTTCAGGTAATGGCACAAAAAGTTCCAGGAAGCTAAAtattctggttattgtagttccAACCGTAGTTGGAGCTTCAGTTGTGTTCGTTGCTATTCTACTTTTGTTCTTCTGCTGGAAGAGTAAAACTAATGTATTTGTGGCACCAAACTCCACCACAACGCAACCTAGCAAGGCCACCAATCAAGACAATCCACATAAACTGGTGGCTAAAAATGTTGTCAATAGCAGCACATGTACCAGTGGATTCCAGAGCATAGCGAGCAGCGGTACAGGTAGTACACATGCCATAGATTCAGGCAACTTGACGATACCAGTCCAAGTTCTTCGAAGTGCTACAGGAAACTTTGCCCTTGATAATGTGCTTGGTCGGGGTGGATTTGGTGTGGTATACAAAGGAGAGTTGCATGATGGGACGATGATAGCAGTTAAGAGAATGGAGTCTTCTGTTCTAAGTAACAAAGCTTTAGATGAGTTCCATTCTGAGATTGCAGTGCTTTCAAAGGTCCGACACCGTAATTTGGTATCTATTCTGGGTTATTCTGCAGAAGACAACGAGAGACTTTTAGTATATGCGTATATGCAACAGGGAGCTTTGAGCAAGCATCTATTCCAATGGAAGCAGCTGGAGTTGGAGCCTTTGTCTTGGAAGAAGAGGCTAAACATTGCATTGGATGTTGCCCGTGGACTGGAGTACCTCCATAATTTGGCTCACCAGTCCTTCATTCACAGAGACCTCAAGTCCTCAAATATACTACTAGGAGATGATTACCGAGCAAAAATTTCAGATTTTGGACTGGTAAAACTTGCACCAGATGGGAAACAATCTGTTGTAACTAGACTTGCTGGGACATTTGGATACTTGGCTCCAGAATATGCTGGTAAATGCTGGAACTTTTGGATCTTATCCTGAGATTAGCTTATGATAATTTTCCTTTTTGTATGCAAACTTATGATGATAAATATCTTGTTTCCAGTAAATCATGACAGTTCCTTTGTCTTGAATGCTTAATTGAATTTCAGTGATATGTTTATATGGCCTCTGCAACGTCAATTTTTTTGGTTGCTGCAATCAACATGTCGTACATTAAACTGACTTAACAGATCTTGTTCCTTAATTAGAAATTGGTTTATTATGTCTGCCTTAAATGATGATATTTGTTAAGGATGATGGAGAAAGGATGTAGGTAACATCTTCTAAAATGTGCTAAAAGAATCATTATGTTCTCTAGATCATTTAGCTTGATGTTCTTATAACATTTTGCTTGATGTTGCTTTTTCCTGATTGTGCTACCCATGCTTTGATGTTTTCTCTATCATTTTATCTTATGAGCAATCTAATTAGATCTCTTGTTTTATCAATTTCAATATTGTACTGGGAATTGAATATCTAATTAATCTTATCTTATGAGATATCtaatttgatcttttattttatcaATTTCAATATTTTGCATGGGAATAGAATGTCTTATTAATTTTTGTCCACCAAATGTTTCTATTATTTGTttgaattaaattaataaaaagcaACAGtagttatcaaaatcatgatgctTTCAAAGATTTACTTAATGGCTTTCAAGCCTCTTAATTCATCATTTCCTTCTTTTTGCACTCATTCTTGCATGTATTTGTTTCCTTTGTTTCAGAAATTACAGTACATACAAATTGCATTTACCTATTCTAGCTTTCCTTGcaacaaattatttttcagaaaaaTCCATTGAATATAATACTTAACTTAAACTTTAGACATGTAATTATTTCATCAAAGTATTCATCGACATTCTCTTTATTCAACAAATGCATGCATTGATCCAAATATTCTACTGTGATTTAATCAGTGACTGGAAAAATTACAACTAAAGTCGACGTCTTCAGTTTCGGAGTTGTGCTTATGGAGCTATTGACTGGTATGATGGCACTGGATGAGGAACGACCTGAAGAAAGCCATTACCTGGCATCCTGGTTCTGCCACATGAAAACCGACATGGAGAAGCTAAGGAGCATCATTGATCCATCTATTGCTATCACAGATGAGACCTTTGAAGGTGTTCCTGTTATTGCAGACCTAGCAGCCCACTGTGCGGCACGAGAGCCTCACCAGCGGCCTGAGATGGGGCATGCAGTAAATGTACTTGCTTCGCTTGTCGAGAAATGGATGCCCATAAATGATGACCaggaagaatatttaggtatcgatTTCCATCAACCCCTTCTTCAGATGGTAAAGGGATGGCAAGCTGCTGATGGCACTACAGATGTATGTTCGGCGAGCCTCAATGACAGTAAAGGAAGCATCCCAGCCAGGCCTGCTGGATTCGCAGAGTCATTCAAGTCTTCAGATGGCCGGTGAACAAACCTAGCATGTCGCTCACTCACTTGCTCGTGTCTACTTCTTACAGTAAATCTTCTTAAACTTAGTATCCCCCACCCCGGCCTGCGGTATTCGCATCTTCCACATCTGCTGATGGCTGGCGAATAAACTCAGTGTCTCATTTGCTTGCTCTTGTTCCAAATTATTTTAGCAGATAGGTTTTGTCATTGTTCTGTTTGGTTTTGTCATAGTCCAATTGTCTTCTTTGAACATGGTGtagatacaaaagagaaaatgaactTCTTTGTGGTACCTTGTATCAATCTGCAAGCATTTTAGATCTGTGATGCTCCAACTCCACAATACATTGAAATCATTCAAACCTCTCAAATGCCAACTCTTAATCTGGCTGTGTCGCTTCTGTTCTTCATCTGATGTCTGTACATCCACACAAAGCAACTGCATGAGAATCACATTACAGCTCAAGTAGGATCATGCTGTTCTGCTGCAACCAGGTTTGATGGATTCAAGATCCATCATTAGAAATGGATCATGTCAAAGGTAAAAAGAAAAATCGAACTTGTTCAAGGTTAGATCTGCATTGCTGGGTCCAACATGTACATGGGGATCATTCTTGTCATGCTGAACAAGGCATGTTCTTGTCAGATTCTCTAACAGAGGAGGCCATGATTGTTGACCAACAACAACCTGTCAAACATAGAATTGTCAAGGTGGAAGGACCCAACTGGGCTTTCATGTGTCAGACAATGATTTAGGTGGAGTAGATTGTGTTGAATGCAGTGTGACTTCTCATGATCTGGGCAAAGAAGAAATGCCAGTGGCACCAGAAAAAGGCACATCCTTAAGCTTTTTCCCTTGAGCCAACACTGCTCTATGAAGACCAATTAGTTTTTTGGAGGATCGCAGACACAACAAAGAATCAAACTGTGCTTGTGAATCTGAACTaatcttttattttgtttttaatgaATGATCATTGAAACAATAGTTAGTGTTTTGGAAGATTGCAGACTGAATGAGGATGCACAGATCTGACAATCTCTCTCATCAATGATTACTTTGTGCTAAGGTAAACAATGATGATGGAATTTGATACCAGAATTTATTATCAATTATTAGACTATTTGATATcttcaaatcaaaatcaaatcattaatcTATGATAAGTGGATATGGTACATCACCATCACATAAATATCTTATGTGTAAGACTTTAAACTCTTATTTTATCGAAAAGTGTGTTTAGTATATTATCATCAAACTAATTTTTTAGaataaaatttatcaaattatattttaaactattgatctttaatAAGGATACATCACTATGTGATCATATTTTGACAAAAAAACCAAGGAAAACTCAAAGTCTTGTCAACACATTCTGTAAAAGACTTCTTGCATGTAACCAAAGATATGACTCACTTATGCTGAATCAAATTGTTTTGGATTGTCTTCTTTCACAtctatgaaaaatgaaatattgcATTCAAATCAACAGTGATAATGATACCAAGGGAAAAAGGTAGAAGATATAGTAACTCTACATCTATGTATACCATGTTCAATATTTGGATAAGTTGAAATTATATTAGACCAATATTTGATGTTACTGATCTTGATTGTAGaagctaaaagattgattttgagttgataggagggagattagGGATCATATCATGCCTCTTTGCAGGGAATTTTTCTTGAGATCCTACCAACAAAATATTGGTAAGATAAGGGTAAGAAGTAGATGGGTTCAGGTTAGATGGAAATGAGATGATAAGGGTATATTAGATTGATCTAAAACTCTCAAATTCATTTAGCAAGGGATAATGATTTAAAATCTCAGTAGATATATTTTCAAATATATGAGCTAACTTAGCTATAAAAATAAGCTATTGATAGCAAGATATTGAGACCATCATTtgtttaaaaagtaaaaaaaaaacttaaattgatTCGTCCTACTACTACTGGGACATATATTCTTAACTCTGATTTCTTAACTTATATTTGGCGCAAATAATTAGTAGGTTGAGTTAGACTACAACAAGCCGAGATGAGCTCGATTATATATTATTTGTGGTCATTT from Musa acuminata AAA Group cultivar baxijiao chromosome BXJ1-3, Cavendish_Baxijiao_AAA, whole genome shotgun sequence encodes the following:
- the LOC135629425 gene encoding uncharacterized protein LOC135629425 — encoded protein: MVNESCGCTCIRSIELNEGEDVFFDSLDYFCTSFDPESSGSYLVQESDFEIRKFPYEFWMKELPTVSVRERRNKFLRETGFDKLILSKLGCTKEPGGVRHNVPLEQIDLEMNVDSLLSPAYGGNDDSTCSLGALVTEKNIVVQNLGQNGSIGLLNEVDSNRTTSWQEIETYVGSQVVQPFLGEETRPNGTRRDRTLTEDKKLSRRWWRRLTSKMSAGGTYIKYAVTGNSEFPKMLMKKVIHENKNNTEITVFCMVQEIVGHKSLIRTMKFSPCGTYLATGGEDCVVRIWCFREVEASHNCLVADGSSSLHDTKSKFRRKCFSCASFVSPDEILKLEKVPLHEYFGHTSDILDLSWSKSDCLLSASKDKTVRMWKVGCESCIKVFHHNDCVTCIQFNPVDDQYFISGSIDGKVRIWGIDENRVVDWADTRNIITAISYQTDGKGFVVGTLTGNCRFYVYTDNNLQLERELCIRGKKKLIGKQITGLQFCPGDSKKVMITSVHSKVRIFDGFDIVQKFGGSWKSKSYVAASFTSDARYIVSIDENSNICIRDYSSSAIPLSKGVESIYPCEGFFTEGVTVAVPWPGIETRGAYSYNTSMHSSAPFEHFPKSVSQCQHQDFFSLGSCFSAGGTSRASATWPEEKLPVIPVPSKRVDHNHMHHLCQRYQESESLGATSRLLIVTGSCSGMIRLFNYSRLPIRFC
- the LOC135629413 gene encoding receptor protein kinase TMK1-like isoform X2 gives rise to the protein MAWKCWLKIALLCFVSLVSVVLGTTDSGDYAVLDEFRRGLSNPELLRWPTNNKDPCGPPQWPHIFCSGSRVTQIQVQDLGLSGPLPHDFNKLAMLSNIGLQRNKFTGNLPSFNGLSNLQYAYLGGNQFDTIPTDFFVGLSSLQVLTLENNPLNQSTGWTLPPDLAHSAQLMNLSLSHCNLVGPLPEFLGSMKSLTVLKLSYNNLIGGIPVSYSGLPLQILWLNNQEGPGLTGSIEIITNMTLLNDVWLHENQFSGLIPDSISALSLLTRLWLNNNRLVGPVPESLINMSQLQSLRLDDNMLVGTVPKLSISNFTYAGNSFCQNTPGVPCSAEVTALLDFLKDVNYPTRLSDSWFGNDPCTSSWLGISCSNNNVSVINLPNYQLNGTISESLGALDSLVYVLLGGNNLAGPIPDNMSSLKSLKMLNLSFNNISPPVPRFPTSVKVLLDGNKLLQNSPSPGSPPGVGLPGVSPPSTDSPTPPNQPSSSGNGTKSSRKLNILVIVVPTVVGASVVFVAILLLFFCWKSKTNVFVAPNSTTTQPSKATNQDNPHKLVAKNVVNSSTCTSGFQSIASSGTGSTHAIDSGNLTIPVQVLRSATGNFALDNVLGRGGFGVVYKGELHDGTMIAVKRMESSVLSNKALDEFHSEIAVLSKVRHRNLVSILGYSAEDNERLLVYAYMQQGALSKHLFQWKQLELEPLSWKKRLNIALDVARGLEYLHNLAHQSFIHRDLKSSNILLGDDYRAKISDFGLVKLAPDGKQSVVTRLAGTFGYLAPEYAVTGKITTKVDVFSFGVVLMELLTGMMALDEERPEESHYLASWFCHMKTDMEKLRSIIDPSIAITDETFEGVPVIADLAAHCAAREPHQRPEMGHAVNVLASLVEKWMPINDDQEEYLGIDFHQPLLQMVKGWQAADGTTDVCSASLNDSKGSIPARPAGFAESFKSSDGR
- the LOC135629413 gene encoding receptor protein kinase TMK1-like isoform X1, whose protein sequence is MRSFLCCRLGLWFSIRSPLGTHSMAWKCWLKIALLCFVSLVSVVLGTTDSGDYAVLDEFRRGLSNPELLRWPTNNKDPCGPPQWPHIFCSGSRVTQIQVQDLGLSGPLPHDFNKLAMLSNIGLQRNKFTGNLPSFNGLSNLQYAYLGGNQFDTIPTDFFVGLSSLQVLTLENNPLNQSTGWTLPPDLAHSAQLMNLSLSHCNLVGPLPEFLGSMKSLTVLKLSYNNLIGGIPVSYSGLPLQILWLNNQEGPGLTGSIEIITNMTLLNDVWLHENQFSGLIPDSISALSLLTRLWLNNNRLVGPVPESLINMSQLQSLRLDDNMLVGTVPKLSISNFTYAGNSFCQNTPGVPCSAEVTALLDFLKDVNYPTRLSDSWFGNDPCTSSWLGISCSNNNVSVINLPNYQLNGTISESLGALDSLVYVLLGGNNLAGPIPDNMSSLKSLKMLNLSFNNISPPVPRFPTSVKVLLDGNKLLQNSPSPGSPPGVGLPGVSPPSTDSPTPPNQPSSSGNGTKSSRKLNILVIVVPTVVGASVVFVAILLLFFCWKSKTNVFVAPNSTTTQPSKATNQDNPHKLVAKNVVNSSTCTSGFQSIASSGTGSTHAIDSGNLTIPVQVLRSATGNFALDNVLGRGGFGVVYKGELHDGTMIAVKRMESSVLSNKALDEFHSEIAVLSKVRHRNLVSILGYSAEDNERLLVYAYMQQGALSKHLFQWKQLELEPLSWKKRLNIALDVARGLEYLHNLAHQSFIHRDLKSSNILLGDDYRAKISDFGLVKLAPDGKQSVVTRLAGTFGYLAPEYAVTGKITTKVDVFSFGVVLMELLTGMMALDEERPEESHYLASWFCHMKTDMEKLRSIIDPSIAITDETFEGVPVIADLAAHCAAREPHQRPEMGHAVNVLASLVEKWMPINDDQEEYLGIDFHQPLLQMVKGWQAADGTTDVCSASLNDSKGSIPARPAGFAESFKSSDGR